The following nucleotide sequence is from Bacteroidota bacterium.
CCACTTTACACTCGTATGTCCCGATGATATTGGCCACTTCCCGCTAAATAATGCGTAAATATAAGGAATAGTTTACCACTTTTTACCACTTTTTACCACTTTTTTTTAAAAATGGTTACGATATTTTTCAACATTATGTTAATAATAGCGGGGAATACAGGAGGCCGGAACATAAAGTAGTAAGGTAAAGTATTGTAATTTAATACTTTACACATGTACTTTAAAAATGCTCCCGGAAGCATTTTTTGGAAGAATAGTTGTAATTTTGTTATTGTAACAGATTTAGGAATCTATGCAGGAGAAAAACAATTCTGAACCGGGTGTTGAGATCACAAAAAACTTTATAGATCTCAGGGGGGTTATAGCCAAAAAGAGTCCTACCCTGTTAAAAGTGTTACCATGGTTTGTATTGTCGTATCTGCGAAGGATCATTCATGAAGATGAGATCAATGATTTCATTTACCGGAACCGGAACTACTGGGGATTGGATTTTGCCAATGCCATCATGAGTGAGTTTGTCAGGAAGTTAACCGTTATTGGAGAAGAGAACATTCCCATAGATGGGAGGTATATCATAGTATCCAATCATCCTTTGGGTGGTTTGGATGGAATTGCATTGATTTCGGTTGCCGGTCGCAAAAGGCAGGATATTGTTTTTCCGGTGAACGACATCCTGATGAATATTCCCAATTTGCGTCCTTTATTTATTCCTATTAACAAGCATGGGAGCAATGCCCAGAATGTCAAAATCCTGAATGATACCTTTGCATCCGATCAGGTGATATTATATTTTCCGGCGGGAATGGTTTCCAGGAAAAGGAAGGGTGTGATCAAAGATCTTTCATGGAAAAAGACCTTTATCACCAAAGCCAGGGAATACAAGCGTGACGTTGTTCCGGCGTACATAGAGGGAAAGAATTCGGCTTTTTTCTATAACCTGGCCAATTACCGGAAGGCGTTGGGGATCAAGGCAAACCTTGAGATGCTGTACCTTGTGGATGAGACATACAAGCAAAGGGGAAAATCCATCACGATGACCTTCGGCAAGCCTATTCCCTATGAAACCTTTGACAGGAAGCATTCAGATACTTACTGGGCGGAAGAGGTCATGAAAACAGTTTACAATTTGCCATCA
It contains:
- a CDS encoding 1-acyl-sn-glycerol-3-phosphate acyltransferase; the protein is MQEKNNSEPGVEITKNFIDLRGVIAKKSPTLLKVLPWFVLSYLRRIIHEDEINDFIYRNRNYWGLDFANAIMSEFVRKLTVIGEENIPIDGRYIIVSNHPLGGLDGIALISVAGRKRQDIVFPVNDILMNIPNLRPLFIPINKHGSNAQNVKILNDTFASDQVILYFPAGMVSRKRKGVIKDLSWKKTFITKAREYKRDVVPAYIEGKNSAFFYNLANYRKALGIKANLEMLYLVDETYKQRGKSITMTFGKPIPYETFDRKHSDTYWAEEVMKTVYNLPSTVQ